The Epinephelus lanceolatus isolate andai-2023 chromosome 21, ASM4190304v1, whole genome shotgun sequence genome has a segment encoding these proteins:
- the tepsin gene encoding AP-4 complex accessory subunit Tepsin isoform X2, with translation MATFMERLAFLQKVPTLMKATADDENPCPGYLFQEIGKISHESSGCGQCLLEYLLERLQVESCHVKLKVLKIFVHLCGHGSNHFLTELRRNSTFIQQASVYSGPPDPIHGTALYQKVRNTAQEVARLLFTDTIPIKSGVSPLKRPHLGAPTMGMGSATSHRSGMQGFGYSPGKQGAGSDSLLDKIQKAAEVVASAVLPPTEHQGIRLHDNHYRAVVAPSAPIEVAVPACAYNLPTRAPKASTQRFPGQIGGGWEETDSGNSSSHNSSQDIAANSRASVGSKSAGTGSQSGASRESSGDLSDRVEALQLGDCGQEMALINRLTEGSKVFLSRQESQHFIKECSTLNCEVVLELLSSKLQDPSNTVKMRALCAESCLMTSDLLSLEQMFGSTQRRLRQLSEGAPGPVANKATKILRQFEALMGGSVHTPKQDTANNSHQATTNQLPTSTYSDPLLPTHSADTSLNHYQPGMSPTGVTPPPNHPSSPSCVAQRDSSWELMDGGDEEKLSPVLQEPLRTAECDLNSVAEKSEVNTDRSSSPSAEPQSEQPCLSRLSLFSGMELVTKGRPLCQRETSQTETDTTDGSLREDLPGDGAPLFCNAVTCDSSQPVSAFSFVNF, from the exons ATGGCAACATTTATGGAGCGACTGGCCTTTCTTCAGAAA GTCCCCACTCTGATGAAGGCTACAGCAGATGATGAAAACCCCTGTCCTGGCTACCTTTTCCAAGAGATTGGAA AAATCTCCCATGAGTCTTCAGGATgcggtcagtgtttgttggagtACCTTCTGGAGAGGCTGCAGGTGGAGTCCTGTCATGTCAAACTCAAG GTGCTGAAGATCTTTGTCCATCTTTGCGGTCATGGCTCAAACCATTTCCTCACAGAGCTGAGAAGAAACTCCACCTTCATCCAGCAAGCATCAG TTTACAGCGGCCCTCCTGATCCCATCCATGGCACAGCATTGTACCAGAAAGTGAGAAACACAGCACAG GAAGTGGCCAGGTTGCTTTTCACAGATACAATTCCCATCAAAAGCGGCGTCTCCCCGCTCAAGCGGCCCCACCTAGGAGCCCCAACAATGG GTATGGGCTCAGCAACTTCCCACAGGTCAGGAATGCAGGGCTTTGGATACAGTCCAGGGAAACAGGGAGCAG GCAGTGACTCACTACTGGATAAGATCCAGAAAGCTGCAGAGGTAGTGGCCAGTGCTGTCCTTCCCCCGACCGAACACCAGGGCATCCGTCTCCATGACAACCATTACCGGGCCGTAGTTGCGCCGTCCGCACCCATAGAGGTGGCGGTGCCTGCGTGTGCCTATAACCTGCCCACTCGGGCACCCAAAG CATCGACCCAGCGGTTCCCAGGGCAGATAGGAGGTGGCTGGGAAGAGACCGACAGTGGCAACAGCTCTTCTCACAACTCTTCTCAGGATATCGCGGCAAACAGCAGGGCCTCTGTTGGCAGCAAGTCGGCTGGTACCGGGAGCCAGTCTGGGGCCAGCAGAGAGAGCAGCGGGGACCTGTCAGACCG TGTGGAAGCCCTGCAGTTAGGGGACTGTGGCCAGGAGATGGCGCTAATCAACAGACTGACTGAAGGATCCAAAGTTTTCCTGTCCAGACAGGAGAGCCAGCACTTCATCAAAGA GTGCTCCACTCTCAACTGTGAGGTCGTGCTGGAGTTGCTCTCAAGCAAGCTTCAAGATCCCTCAAATACTGTTAAGATG CGGGCACTGTGTGCCGAATCATGCctcatgacctctgacctcctctCTTTGGAACAAATGTTCGGATCGACGCAACGAAGGCTCCGCCAGCTGAGTGAGGGGGCTCCAGGACCCGTGGCCAACAAAGCCACCAAG ATCCTGCGACAGTTTGAGGCTCTGATGGGTGGATCTGTACACACACCAAAGCAGGATACAGCGAACAACAGCCACCAAGCAACAACTAATCAGCTTCCAACATCTACATACTCGGACCCTTTGCTACCAACTCACTCTGCTGACACTAGCCTCAACCATTATCAGCCGGGCATGTCACCCACAGGTGTCACCCCACCACCAAATCACCCATCTTCCCCCTCTTGTGTAGCCCAGAGAGACTCCTCATGGGAGCTGATGGATGGCGGCGATGAGGAGAAACTTTCTCCTGTTCTGCAAGAGCCACTTAGGACTGCTGAGTGCGATCTTAATTCGGTTGCTGAAAAATCAGAGGTTAACACGGACAGAAGCTCGTCCCCTTCAGCCGAGCCCCAAAGTGAGCAGCCCTGTCTGAGCAGGCTGTCCCTGTTCAGCGGTATGGAGCTGGTGACTAAGGGGAGACCTCTGTGTCAAAGAGAGACATCCCAGACAGAGACGGACACCACGGACGGCAGCTTAAGGGAGGATCTACCTGGCGATGGCGCTCCTTTATTTTGCAATGCAGTCACCTGTGATAGCAGCCAACCAGTATCAGCCTTCTCATTTGTCAACTTTTGA
- the tepsin gene encoding AP-4 complex accessory subunit Tepsin isoform X1 yields the protein MATFMERLAFLQKVPTLMKATADDENPCPGYLFQEIGKISHESSGCGQCLLEYLLERLQVESCHVKLKVLKIFVHLCGHGSNHFLTELRRNSTFIQQASVYSGPPDPIHGTALYQKVRNTAQEVARLLFTDTIPIKSGVSPLKRPHLGAPTMGMGSATSHRSGMQGFGYSPGKQGAAGSDSLLDKIQKAAEVVASAVLPPTEHQGIRLHDNHYRAVVAPSAPIEVAVPACAYNLPTRAPKASTQRFPGQIGGGWEETDSGNSSSHNSSQDIAANSRASVGSKSAGTGSQSGASRESSGDLSDRVEALQLGDCGQEMALINRLTEGSKVFLSRQESQHFIKECSTLNCEVVLELLSSKLQDPSNTVKMRALCAESCLMTSDLLSLEQMFGSTQRRLRQLSEGAPGPVANKATKILRQFEALMGGSVHTPKQDTANNSHQATTNQLPTSTYSDPLLPTHSADTSLNHYQPGMSPTGVTPPPNHPSSPSCVAQRDSSWELMDGGDEEKLSPVLQEPLRTAECDLNSVAEKSEVNTDRSSSPSAEPQSEQPCLSRLSLFSGMELVTKGRPLCQRETSQTETDTTDGSLREDLPGDGAPLFCNAVTCDSSQPVSAFSFVNF from the exons ATGGCAACATTTATGGAGCGACTGGCCTTTCTTCAGAAA GTCCCCACTCTGATGAAGGCTACAGCAGATGATGAAAACCCCTGTCCTGGCTACCTTTTCCAAGAGATTGGAA AAATCTCCCATGAGTCTTCAGGATgcggtcagtgtttgttggagtACCTTCTGGAGAGGCTGCAGGTGGAGTCCTGTCATGTCAAACTCAAG GTGCTGAAGATCTTTGTCCATCTTTGCGGTCATGGCTCAAACCATTTCCTCACAGAGCTGAGAAGAAACTCCACCTTCATCCAGCAAGCATCAG TTTACAGCGGCCCTCCTGATCCCATCCATGGCACAGCATTGTACCAGAAAGTGAGAAACACAGCACAG GAAGTGGCCAGGTTGCTTTTCACAGATACAATTCCCATCAAAAGCGGCGTCTCCCCGCTCAAGCGGCCCCACCTAGGAGCCCCAACAATGG GTATGGGCTCAGCAACTTCCCACAGGTCAGGAATGCAGGGCTTTGGATACAGTCCAGGGAAACAGGGAGCAG CAGGCAGTGACTCACTACTGGATAAGATCCAGAAAGCTGCAGAGGTAGTGGCCAGTGCTGTCCTTCCCCCGACCGAACACCAGGGCATCCGTCTCCATGACAACCATTACCGGGCCGTAGTTGCGCCGTCCGCACCCATAGAGGTGGCGGTGCCTGCGTGTGCCTATAACCTGCCCACTCGGGCACCCAAAG CATCGACCCAGCGGTTCCCAGGGCAGATAGGAGGTGGCTGGGAAGAGACCGACAGTGGCAACAGCTCTTCTCACAACTCTTCTCAGGATATCGCGGCAAACAGCAGGGCCTCTGTTGGCAGCAAGTCGGCTGGTACCGGGAGCCAGTCTGGGGCCAGCAGAGAGAGCAGCGGGGACCTGTCAGACCG TGTGGAAGCCCTGCAGTTAGGGGACTGTGGCCAGGAGATGGCGCTAATCAACAGACTGACTGAAGGATCCAAAGTTTTCCTGTCCAGACAGGAGAGCCAGCACTTCATCAAAGA GTGCTCCACTCTCAACTGTGAGGTCGTGCTGGAGTTGCTCTCAAGCAAGCTTCAAGATCCCTCAAATACTGTTAAGATG CGGGCACTGTGTGCCGAATCATGCctcatgacctctgacctcctctCTTTGGAACAAATGTTCGGATCGACGCAACGAAGGCTCCGCCAGCTGAGTGAGGGGGCTCCAGGACCCGTGGCCAACAAAGCCACCAAG ATCCTGCGACAGTTTGAGGCTCTGATGGGTGGATCTGTACACACACCAAAGCAGGATACAGCGAACAACAGCCACCAAGCAACAACTAATCAGCTTCCAACATCTACATACTCGGACCCTTTGCTACCAACTCACTCTGCTGACACTAGCCTCAACCATTATCAGCCGGGCATGTCACCCACAGGTGTCACCCCACCACCAAATCACCCATCTTCCCCCTCTTGTGTAGCCCAGAGAGACTCCTCATGGGAGCTGATGGATGGCGGCGATGAGGAGAAACTTTCTCCTGTTCTGCAAGAGCCACTTAGGACTGCTGAGTGCGATCTTAATTCGGTTGCTGAAAAATCAGAGGTTAACACGGACAGAAGCTCGTCCCCTTCAGCCGAGCCCCAAAGTGAGCAGCCCTGTCTGAGCAGGCTGTCCCTGTTCAGCGGTATGGAGCTGGTGACTAAGGGGAGACCTCTGTGTCAAAGAGAGACATCCCAGACAGAGACGGACACCACGGACGGCAGCTTAAGGGAGGATCTACCTGGCGATGGCGCTCCTTTATTTTGCAATGCAGTCACCTGTGATAGCAGCCAACCAGTATCAGCCTTCTCATTTGTCAACTTTTGA
- the LOC117247340 gene encoding protein VCF1 encodes MLTDSRKRHRSCDSEEDQQLSPQAKRSGGGPSLFVSDLDSESSSSDSSNGISSPERAIVATTRPCIHSQNNCINQYSLSPKPEDSNSSLQHGFHGDGNSVSYDYINRVLREAHFSSLQTRGRPGST; translated from the exons atgctgactgacagcag GAAACGACACCGTAGCTGTGACAGTGAGGAGGACCAACAGCTGAGTCCTCAGGCCAAGAGGTCAGGAGGGGGTCCCAGCCTGTTTGTGTCAGATTTGGATTCAGAG TCTTCCAGCAGCGACAGCAGTAACGGGATCAGCAGTCCAGAGAGAGCAATAGTGGCAACCACCAGGCCGTGCATACACAGCCAGAACAACTGCATCAACCAGTACTCCCTCAGCCCAAAGCCCGAAGACTCCAATAGCTCCTTGCAGCATGGTTTCCATGGCGACGGCAACAGTGTCTCTTACGACTACATCAACAGAGTCCTGAGGGAGGCGCACTTCAGTAGTCTGCAGACCAGAGGGCGTCCGGGCTCAACATGa
- the amz2 gene encoding archaemetzincin-2: MRVIQHSVETLQTALVSNRQDLIKHYSKYTEKERQLLEEAFHPGQPGSLFQLITVHSDSDWISAHPEEPQDFEGFYRDPYRKVPNASCNTIYIQTIGSFGEAGPQTDQYVEWLREYCQAFFYGLSVKLLPAVTVAETGCSFRVNSYSHNLQILTGDLLRFLGNRKPEDAFCIVGITMIDLYPKDSWNFVFGQASLSMGMGVFSFARYDDNFYSRNYAGMLKKKLQPKQRDYSVFDGYYTPPITSTLLLRSCKTMTHEIGHMFGIKHCQWLTCVMQGSNHLEESDRRPLDFCPICLRKLQSAIGFNITDRYKALLQWIGQSQMSRPEEASACQSVLHFPKPTEAFQTSRLWLYRCLDILGNSAV; the protein is encoded by the exons ATGAGGGTGATCCAACACTCAGTGGAGACACTGCAAACAGCTTTGGTCTCCAATCGTCAGGACTTGATTAAACACTACAGCAAgtacacagagaaagaaaggcAGCTTCTGGAGGAAGCATTCCACCCAGGGCAGCCGGGTTCCCTTTTCCAACTCATCACAGTGCACTCTGACTCAGACTGGATCTCCGCTCACCCTGAGGAGCCGCAAGACTTTGAGGGCTTCTACAGAGACCCTTACCGCAAGGTCCCTAATGCAAGCTGCAATACTATTTATATTCAAACCATAG GGTCCTTTGGGGAGGCAGGGCCCCAGACAGACCAGTATGTGGAGTGGCTCAGAGAGTACTGCCAGGCCTTCTTCTATGGGCTCTCTGTCAAGTTGCTGCCAGCGGTTACTGTGGCTGAAACAGGATGCTCTTTCAGGGTTAACAGTTACTCGCACAACCTTCAGATCCTCACTG GTGACCTGCTACGATTCCTGGGAAACAGGAAACCTGAAGATGCTTTCTGTATTGTTGGAATCACAATGATCGACCTCTACCCCAAAGACTCGTGGAACTTTGTCTTTGGACAGGCTTCTCTCAGCATGG GAATGGGTGTTTTCAGCTTTGCCAGGTATGACGACAACTTCTACAGCAGGAATTATGCTGGGATGCTGAAGAAGAAGCTTCAGCCAAAGCAGAGGGACTACTCTGTGTTTGACGGATATTACACTCCCCCTATCACTAGCACACTGCTGCTTCGATCCTGCAAG ACAATGACCCATGAGATCGGCCATATGTTTGGAATAAAGCATTGCCAGTGGTTGACCTGTGTCATGCAGGGCTCCAACCACCTGGAGGAGTCTGATCGAAGGCCGCTGGATTTCTGTCCCATCTGCCTTCGTAAGCTACAGAGCGCTATCGGCTTTAACATCACAGACCGATACAAG GCCCTATTGCAGTGGATTGGTCAGAGTCAAATGTCCAGACCAGAGGAGGCCTCTGCCTGTCAGTCTGTGCTCCACTTCCCCAAACCCACTGAAGCTTTTCAGACATCCAGACTGTGGCTTTACAGGTGCCTGGACATACTAGGAAATAGTGCGGTATAG
- the LOC117247337 gene encoding monocarboxylate transporter 7, which yields MALCGFKGKRLLGPNVYPEAPDGGWGWVVAVAFFLVEVFTYGTIKSFGIFLQDLMEEFGETNSRVSWIVSICVFVMTFNGPLSSVMTNRFGFQLVVMTGGLLIATGTIATSFTSSINQMYITYGLVAGLGYCLTFLPTVTILSQYFNCRRSLVTAVASTGESLSMFALAPAFSALRDHIGWRHTMAVIGALQSTIIICGALLRPIIIKPRATRETETEGLSPKELEALGAPEKLENTHPEDSMINSTSHAQNTSHSLDNELTRGSVSTGNSGVQSLKDADNGSAEKKTLLHKEASESVGKSEAEVLESEGEKMCKDAEKQAMQDEEMKSGDEKPSAKKLLDFSILRECSFIFYSLFGLFATLGFFAPQLYVIELSVSRGVERDRATYMLSTMAVAEIFGRFSIGWVLTRERLRKKKLLVLLACVIVMTVDLVGFTLVREFYGLAVCCAVYGFFMGTLACTHIPILAEDDVVGIERMSSAAGVYVFIHSFAGLAGPPLGGVLVDVTQNYGSAFYSCAVGMGLSALFLGLVKPAKRGLLCRRKNSKHPEEVHQREGASKEQSAAHEPDKGSESPQDCSAVDDQAEATKDGQEVIRFA from the exons ATGGCACTGTGTGGATTCAAGGGGAAACGCCTCTTGGGGCCCAATGTGTACCCAGAAGCCCCTGATGGAGGTTGGGGTTGGGTTGTGGCTGTTGCCTTCTTCTTGGTGGAGGTTTTCACCTATGGCACCATCAAGAGCTTCGGTATCTTTCTCCAGGACCTAATGGAGGAGTTTGGAGAGACCAACAGTCGGGTCTCTTGGATTGTttccatctgtgtgtttgtcatgaCCTTTAATG gtcctctctcctctgtgatGACTAACCGCTTTGGGTTCCAACTTGTTGTTATGACTGGAGGATTACTTATTGCCACGGGCACCATTGCAACCAGCTTTACCAGCTCCATCAATCAAATGTACATCACCTATGGATTAGTTGCAG GACTGGGCTACTGTTTGACCTTCCTGCCCACTGTAACCATACTTTCCCAGTACTTCAACTGTCGACGGTCTCTGGTCACAGCTGTGGCTTCCACTGGAGAATCCCTGTCCATGTTTGCTCTGGCACCAG CCTTTTCTGCACTGAGGGACCATATCGGCTGGCGACACACCATGGCAGTGATAGGAGCTTTGCAAAGCACCATCATCATCTGTGGCGCTCTGCTTCGGCCAATCATTATCAAACCCAGAGCAACCCGTGAGACAGAGACTGAAGGATTGTCCCCAAAGGAACTGGAAGCACTCGGTGCACCAGAGAAGCTAGAGAACACACATCCAGAGGACTCTATGATAAACAGTACCTCACATGCACAAAATACCTCCCACAGTCTGGACAATGAGCTAACCAGAGGCTCTGTGAGCACAGGAAACTCTGGCGTCCAGTCTTTAAAGGATGCAGACAACGGCAGTGCAGAGAAGAAAACTTTACTGCACAAAGAAGCAAGTGAATCTGTGGGAAAGAGTGAGGCAGAGGTTTTAGAGTCTGAAGGGGAGAAAATGTGCAAAGATGCAGAGAAACAAGCGATGCAAGATGAGGAAATGAAATCAGGCGATGAAAAGCCTTCTGCAAAGAAGCTTCTGGACTTCTCCATCCTCAGAGAGTGCAGCTTCATCTTCTACTCTCTGTTCGGACTGTTCGCCACGCTGGGCTTTTTCGCCCCTCAACTCTACGTCATCGAGCTGAGCGTGAGTCGAGGTGTGGAGCGGGACCGTGCTACCTACATGCTCTCCACCATGGCTGTGGCGGAAATCTTCGGCCGATTCTCCATCGGGTGGGTTTTAACACGGGAGCGGTTAAGGAAGAAGAAGCTGCTCGTGCTTCTGGCATGTGTGATTGTAATGACTGTGGATTTGGTCGGGTTTACTTTGGTGAGGGAGTTCTACGGCCTGGctgtgtgctgtgctgtgtatgGGTTCTTTATGGGAACCCTTGCATGCACCCACATCCCCATCCTGGCTGAGGATGATGTGGTGGGCATAGAGAGGATGTCGTCAGCTGCTGGTGTCTATGTGTTCATACATAGCTTTGCTGGGCTGGCTGGACCCCCACTTGGAG GTGTGCTGGTGGATGTGACTCAGAACTATGGATCTGCCTTCTACTCCTGTGCAGTCGGCATGGGACTCAGTGCCCTGTTCCTGGGTTTGGTCAAACCTGCTAAGAGAGGATTACTCTGTAGGAGGAAGAACTCAAAACACCCCGAAGAGGTACATCAAAGGGAAGGGGCGTCAAAGGAACAAAGTGCAGCGCATGAACCGGACAAAGGAAGTGAAAGTCCCCAGGACTGCTCTGCCGTAGATGACCAGGCGGAAGCCACAAAAGATGGCCAGGAGGTCATACGCTTTGCTTGA